The following proteins are co-located in the Sulfurovum sp. TSL6 genome:
- a CDS encoding helicase-related protein, whose product MSSKFFTNRDNNTLENRLKDILTYHKNITHLEFLIGYFRISGFTKIATLLSGITNGRILVGINIDKLTLEAKEAGVKLNLMDYEKMSGRFVEEQLLELNKESYSQEVDESVILFAQMLAEKKIEIRISPEKNIHSKIYILREDEITRHDGTVEYKGSVITGSSNLSENGLSKNFEFNVELRDSDDIGFALEEFNNLWASAIEITDKDVDNIKAKSHLKDITPYELYLKFLIEHFDDRIDYDPNVVWNLPKGFMKLAYQIDAVTEGLSKIKKHNGFFLADVVGLGKTVTTAMVVKKLLFDLQGEVLVIAPPSIQKEWKDTFKKFEIGTLRNYNVVSLGALEKIRDTERYSLVIIDESHKFKNYATSRYAELERICKEQVKYKKKVILISATPLNNRPMDIANQLYLFQDKRNSTIPSHPNLESFFAKVDKEYKEIIAPDKDGKPIDKEKLQDLSLRVRESILREVMVRRTRTDIQTHPMYSADIKEQGLTIPKVAPVEEVTYKMNDSLVKTFSDTIEILTSELQYERYKVLGYIKPKSRSKYGKVSENIFERGALELANLMRNMLVKRFESSFHAFKTTLQRQESHLIGLIKMFEDDRILLGSKINIFDLLEDEESAEEKIETMFEQGKVKIFEASDFEEGYKEKLEKELIIFERLNQMWRDVKEDPKLNTFKEVLKKSKGKKMVVFTESKQTAIYLEENLKEFKVLCVHGGNRDKLKDTISQNFDANYDEKKKKDDYDVIITTDTLSEGVNMHRSNIIYNYDIPWNATRLMQRIGRINRIGTKHHMIYVNNFIPSAQSDVLIELSKKAFVKLQTFHSTFGEDNQIYSKDEEVGTVTLFEDVVEDIDEELDFLEEIRDYKEANPKKFKELVKLPMKIRVQRKDDIIQDASFVFIKNVEAKSYYYVDEQRCEPVSFIKMAKHLKVSPRLQGVIPFKAFHYEQVRKAVDHYDEELAKIVQSVSRTKVDNATDKKAIRLLKGWLDNGMINRETHNIFKKIFEDGRLLNLGKKIKVLAGKPSHEVVAELEKLQAEYSLQEVDSTKTRIKREIEVILSETFTKA is encoded by the coding sequence GTGAGTTCAAAATTTTTTACAAATCGTGATAATAATACTTTAGAAAATCGTCTTAAAGATATACTTACTTATCATAAAAATATTACTCACTTAGAATTTCTAATAGGTTATTTCCGTATTAGTGGATTTACCAAAATAGCAACACTTTTAAGTGGTATTACAAATGGACGGATCTTAGTTGGCATCAACATTGATAAGTTAACTCTTGAAGCCAAAGAGGCTGGGGTAAAACTGAACCTCATGGATTATGAAAAAATGAGTGGTCGATTTGTTGAGGAACAGTTGCTTGAACTAAATAAAGAGTCTTATTCTCAAGAAGTTGATGAAAGTGTTATTCTCTTTGCTCAAATGTTAGCAGAAAAAAAGATTGAAATTCGTATCTCGCCAGAGAAGAATATACACTCTAAAATATATATTCTCAGAGAAGATGAGATTACAAGACATGATGGAACTGTAGAGTACAAAGGATCTGTTATTACAGGGTCTTCAAACTTGTCTGAAAATGGTCTTAGTAAAAACTTTGAATTCAATGTTGAACTTAGAGATAGTGATGATATAGGTTTTGCACTGGAAGAGTTCAATAACTTATGGGCAAGTGCTATTGAAATTACTGACAAAGATGTAGATAACATAAAAGCAAAATCTCACCTTAAAGATATAACACCATATGAACTTTACTTGAAATTTCTTATAGAACATTTTGATGATCGGATAGATTATGATCCAAATGTTGTTTGGAATCTTCCTAAAGGTTTTATGAAACTAGCATATCAGATAGATGCTGTTACAGAAGGACTTTCTAAAATCAAAAAACATAATGGATTTTTCTTAGCAGATGTTGTGGGGCTTGGTAAAACAGTGACAACAGCTATGGTTGTAAAAAAACTACTGTTTGATCTTCAAGGTGAGGTGCTTGTCATTGCGCCTCCTTCCATTCAAAAAGAATGGAAAGATACTTTTAAAAAGTTCGAGATAGGAACATTGAGAAATTACAATGTTGTATCACTGGGCGCATTAGAGAAAATACGAGATACAGAAAGGTACTCCTTAGTAATTATAGATGAATCCCATAAATTTAAAAACTATGCCACTAGTAGATATGCAGAGCTTGAACGTATTTGTAAAGAACAAGTAAAGTACAAAAAAAAGGTGATACTCATCTCTGCTACACCACTTAACAATAGACCTATGGATATAGCAAATCAGCTCTATTTGTTCCAAGATAAAAGAAACTCAACCATCCCTTCTCATCCAAACCTAGAGAGCTTTTTTGCTAAGGTAGATAAAGAATATAAAGAGATTATCGCTCCTGATAAAGATGGTAAGCCCATTGATAAAGAGAAGCTACAAGACCTTTCGTTGAGAGTAAGAGAATCCATATTACGTGAAGTAATGGTAAGACGTACACGTACAGATATACAAACACACCCTATGTATTCTGCAGACATAAAAGAGCAAGGTTTAACTATACCTAAGGTGGCACCTGTAGAAGAGGTAACATATAAGATGAATGATAGTCTTGTCAAAACTTTTTCTGATACGATAGAAATTTTGACAAGTGAATTGCAGTACGAACGATATAAAGTCTTAGGTTACATAAAACCAAAGTCTCGTAGTAAGTATGGAAAAGTTAGTGAAAACATTTTCGAAAGAGGTGCATTAGAGTTAGCAAACTTAATGAGAAATATGCTTGTAAAAAGATTTGAAAGTTCATTTCATGCTTTCAAGACAACACTACAGCGACAAGAGAGTCACCTAATAGGACTTATTAAAATGTTTGAAGATGATAGGATTCTTTTAGGATCTAAAATTAATATCTTTGATTTGCTTGAAGATGAGGAGAGTGCAGAAGAGAAGATAGAGACTATGTTTGAACAAGGTAAAGTTAAGATCTTCGAAGCTTCTGACTTTGAAGAGGGCTACAAAGAAAAACTTGAAAAAGAACTCATTATATTTGAACGACTTAACCAAATGTGGAGAGATGTGAAAGAAGACCCAAAACTTAATACCTTTAAGGAAGTATTGAAAAAGAGTAAAGGTAAAAAGATGGTTGTCTTTACTGAGTCTAAGCAAACAGCAATATACCTAGAGGAAAACTTAAAAGAATTTAAAGTTCTTTGTGTGCATGGGGGCAATAGAGATAAGCTTAAAGATACTATTAGTCAGAACTTTGATGCCAATTATGATGAGAAAAAGAAAAAAGATGATTATGATGTTATCATTACCACAGATACCCTTAGTGAAGGGGTTAACATGCATCGTAGTAACATCATTTATAACTATGACATACCTTGGAATGCAACAAGGCTTATGCAGCGTATAGGTCGTATTAATCGTATTGGTACAAAGCATCATATGATTTATGTAAATAACTTCATCCCTTCAGCTCAAAGTGATGTTCTCATAGAACTTTCTAAAAAGGCTTTTGTGAAGCTTCAAACTTTTCACTCTACCTTTGGAGAAGACAATCAAATCTATAGTAAAGATGAAGAAGTGGGTACAGTTACACTCTTTGAAGATGTAGTAGAAGACATAGATGAAGAACTTGATTTTCTTGAAGAGATAAGAGACTACAAAGAGGCAAATCCTAAGAAGTTTAAAGAGTTAGTAAAACTTCCTATGAAGATAAGAGTACAACGTAAAGATGACATAATACAAGATGCATCTTTTGTGTTCATCAAAAATGTTGAGGCAAAGAGTTACTACTATGTGGATGAACAACGATGTGAACCAGTTAGTTTCATAAAAATGGCAAAACACCTTAAAGTTTCACCTCGACTACAGGGCGTCATCCCTTTTAAGGCTTTCCACTATGAGCAAGTAAGAAAAGCTGTAGATCATTATGATGAAGAACTTGCAAAGATAGTCCAATCGGTAAGTAGAACTAAAGTAGATAATGCAACAGATAAAAAGGCTATACGTTTACTCAAGGGGTGGCTAGATAATGGCATGATAAATAGGGAAACGCATAATATATTCAAAAAAATTTTTGAAGATGGTAGGCTTCTTAACTTAGGTAAGAAGATCAAAGTAC
- a CDS encoding tellurite resistance TerB family protein yields MEIFVLLFVGWIVYNIYSGYKQREAEEQIKILLDAMEEERRLNAFKCKITDDTFKGEDFEWDVFHVQMKGLIEGSQDDFPVKYIVQMADVTDGRSPILSAIDQFQSNDSTVFWFESGIDRLPYSSTIFKEWATTVKIPKAILEFPRSGLRKVEFKVFAVDANTDKILSQDSTTVSYHNTDKGYEEQSEHREYFEEMVVKTAMLVSASDGDMDTSEANVVKSWIQRNIERYKVEYRDEEKERLNGYIKEAYHDIQDDNIDIYDTLEGIENIASEGEKFELFQVCLDVAQADGAADEAELEIIHDIADYIHLDEKQFKSMIEKTLPITMHTSPANEESLLGITPNMEVKEIKRILREQYQKWNARVASSDPKIRTQAEEMIQLIAKARERY; encoded by the coding sequence ATGGAAATTTTTGTTTTACTGTTTGTAGGTTGGATTGTATACAATATATATAGTGGCTATAAACAAAGAGAAGCAGAAGAGCAGATTAAGATACTACTCGATGCAATGGAAGAGGAAAGACGTCTAAATGCCTTTAAGTGTAAAATAACTGATGATACTTTTAAAGGAGAAGACTTTGAATGGGATGTATTTCATGTTCAAATGAAAGGCCTTATTGAAGGAAGTCAAGATGATTTTCCTGTTAAATATATTGTTCAAATGGCGGATGTTACAGACGGAAGATCTCCCATACTAAGTGCCATTGATCAATTTCAAAGTAACGATTCTACAGTTTTTTGGTTTGAATCAGGTATTGATAGATTACCCTATTCAAGTACCATTTTTAAAGAATGGGCTACCACAGTCAAGATACCAAAAGCAATTTTAGAATTTCCTCGATCCGGTTTAAGAAAAGTCGAATTTAAAGTCTTTGCAGTAGATGCAAATACCGATAAGATTCTTTCTCAAGATAGCACTACTGTCAGTTACCATAATACGGATAAAGGTTATGAAGAGCAATCTGAACATAGAGAATATTTTGAAGAGATGGTTGTCAAGACGGCTATGTTGGTTAGTGCAAGTGATGGAGACATGGATACAAGTGAAGCTAATGTAGTTAAATCATGGATTCAAAGAAATATTGAAAGATATAAGGTTGAGTATAGAGACGAAGAGAAAGAACGTTTAAATGGCTATATTAAAGAAGCATATCATGATATTCAAGATGATAATATTGATATATATGATACTCTAGAAGGTATTGAAAATATTGCTAGTGAAGGTGAAAAGTTTGAACTTTTTCAGGTTTGTTTAGATGTTGCACAGGCTGATGGTGCAGCAGATGAAGCTGAACTTGAAATTATTCATGATATTGCAGACTATATACACTTAGATGAAAAACAATTTAAATCTATGATAGAAAAAACCCTGCCAATTACAATGCACACCTCTCCAGCAAATGAAGAAAGTTTACTGGGTATTACTCCAAATATGGAAGTAAAAGAAATAAAAAGAATACTACGAGAGCAGTATCAAAAGTGGAATGCTCGTGTTGCATCAAGTGACCCAAAGATTAGAACACAAGCAGAAGAAATGATTCAACTAATTGCAAAAGCAAGAGAAAGATATTAA
- a CDS encoding Hsp70 family protein, with translation MANIVGIDLGTTMSAIAVLNSVGKPETIPNKDGERITPSVIFFENDHKSLIGLEAKNSAGSDVHSVAKEFKREMHNDDDRFSVHGSQYSPSELSSFVLKKLVKDASTQVGPITDVVISVPAYFKENQRNATIEAGKLAGLNVIGIINEPTAAALYYATVADIKGRGLVYDLGGGTFDVTVTDTDGKDIKIIASSGDHHLGGVDFDQAMLELMEEKYKNEKGSSLYSDEETKYEMLLEAEDLKKSLSSRGSKKIKLNGDSGKAVLEFTQKEFEEKISTYISRTELLVEQALHEANSEPEDIDYILLVGGSTRIPAFQKSIKKLMKKEPISAVNVDEAVALGAAIRAGIITVKENPTSVSSTVANEVNSISIVDVANHSYGTISRTFDETLQQYTLKNSILIKRNTPLPCSETQTFYTIYEGQDGIDISITQGEDTDPDFVDKIHEEAMDLPANRPEGQPIEFTYIYDENQMMKCIFKDINSGTVKEVSMHFGASEEKKNALDAFLVD, from the coding sequence ATGGCGAATATAGTAGGAATAGATCTTGGTACAACGATGTCAGCAATAGCTGTATTAAATAGTGTAGGAAAACCTGAAACCATTCCAAATAAAGATGGAGAGAGAATTACACCATCTGTAATCTTTTTTGAAAATGATCACAAGTCACTAATTGGTTTAGAAGCAAAGAATTCAGCAGGATCAGATGTTCATTCAGTTGCAAAAGAATTTAAAAGAGAAATGCATAATGATGATGATAGATTTAGTGTACACGGTAGCCAATATAGTCCTAGTGAGCTTTCATCTTTCGTTCTAAAAAAATTAGTAAAGGATGCATCTACACAAGTAGGACCTATTACTGATGTAGTAATTTCTGTTCCAGCATATTTTAAAGAGAATCAAAGAAATGCTACTATTGAAGCAGGTAAACTAGCTGGTTTAAATGTGATTGGTATTATCAATGAACCTACTGCTGCAGCTCTTTATTATGCCACAGTAGCTGATATTAAGGGTAGAGGATTGGTTTATGACCTTGGTGGAGGTACATTTGATGTAACAGTTACAGATACAGATGGAAAAGATATTAAAATTATAGCTTCCTCGGGTGATCATCATCTAGGTGGTGTAGACTTCGATCAGGCAATGCTTGAACTTATGGAAGAAAAGTATAAAAATGAAAAAGGTAGTAGTCTTTATAGTGATGAAGAAACTAAGTATGAAATGTTACTTGAAGCCGAAGATTTAAAGAAGTCTCTTTCATCAAGAGGATCTAAAAAAATTAAACTAAATGGAGACAGTGGTAAAGCAGTACTAGAATTTACTCAGAAAGAGTTTGAAGAGAAGATTTCAACTTATATTTCAAGAACTGAACTGCTTGTTGAACAAGCATTGCATGAAGCAAATAGTGAACCTGAAGATATAGATTATATTTTGCTTGTAGGCGGAAGTACACGTATCCCAGCATTTCAGAAGTCAATTAAGAAATTGATGAAGAAAGAGCCTATATCTGCAGTGAATGTTGATGAAGCAGTTGCCTTGGGCGCAGCAATTAGAGCAGGTATAATCACAGTAAAAGAAAATCCTACTAGTGTATCTAGTACTGTTGCAAATGAAGTTAATAGCATTAGTATCGTGGATGTTGCAAATCATAGTTATGGAACGATTAGTAGAACTTTTGATGAAACACTTCAGCAATATACTCTAAAAAACTCTATATTAATTAAGAGAAATACACCTTTACCATGTAGTGAAACACAAACTTTTTATACTATATATGAAGGTCAGGATGGCATTGACATTAGCATTACACAAGGTGAAGATACTGATCCAGACTTTGTTGATAAGATTCATGAAGAAGCTATGGATTTACCTGCGAATCGACCTGAGGGTCAACCCATTGAATTCACATATATATATGATGAAAACCAAATGATGAAATGTATATTTAAGGATATTAACTCCGGAACAGTAAAAGAAGTTTCAATGCATTTTGGTGCGAGTGAAGAGAAAAAGAATGCATTAGATGCATTCTTGGTAGACTAA
- a CDS encoding M48 family metallopeptidase: MLNLDKLRWIDDNIDEYQGILVRAENNAYAHRMHLLSNSLKVTEEITPRISSVIKKVLQHLSLLDIELECYVNNDSDMNASCFSLGNDVNLIIIISSGLVNTMTQDELAFVIGHEIGHYFFGHLDYAEVKREKNALLDMKLSRIYQSHEISADRIGLICSGSLESSLRAIVKTVSGLNDEFITHNLHTYLHQIQSLNYDDLAHAYYTHPIFPIRAKALTLFSMSEVYYLWTGKDKQAPLTEDSLIARIRKDLESTTMKNLKEESKHIVEKFQLWFYVKSFIDNNELEQDEILFLEKNFGVDTTKKALRLAKENTSSVTKKYEEFRNQVHHLPLQYKSLMVNDMKNALDSMLESHNVQRYFKNLTKSILG, translated from the coding sequence ATGTTAAATCTAGATAAACTCAGATGGATAGATGATAATATAGATGAATATCAAGGTATTCTTGTTCGTGCAGAAAATAATGCATATGCACATAGGATGCATCTATTATCAAATTCTTTAAAAGTTACAGAAGAAATTACCCCAAGAATTTCTTCTGTTATTAAAAAAGTTCTCCAACATCTCAGCCTTTTAGATATAGAACTTGAGTGCTATGTTAATAATGATTCAGATATGAATGCAAGTTGCTTTTCTCTTGGCAATGATGTTAATCTCATCATAATTATTAGCTCAGGATTAGTTAATACAATGACTCAAGATGAATTAGCATTTGTAATTGGTCATGAGATAGGACATTATTTTTTTGGTCATTTAGATTATGCTGAAGTAAAAAGAGAAAAAAATGCATTACTGGATATGAAATTAAGCAGGATATATCAATCTCATGAGATTAGTGCTGATCGCATTGGTTTGATATGTTCTGGTTCATTAGAAAGCTCTTTACGTGCTATAGTAAAAACTGTTTCTGGATTAAATGATGAGTTTATTACACATAATCTTCATACATATTTACACCAAATCCAGTCCTTAAATTATGATGACTTGGCACATGCTTATTATACCCATCCAATTTTTCCTATACGTGCAAAAGCACTAACTCTTTTCTCAATGAGTGAGGTTTATTATTTATGGACTGGAAAAGATAAACAAGCTCCACTGACTGAGGATTCGCTAATAGCTAGAATCCGAAAAGACCTTGAATCAACAACAATGAAAAATCTAAAAGAGGAAAGTAAACATATTGTAGAAAAATTTCAACTTTGGTTTTATGTTAAATCATTTATAGATAATAATGAATTGGAACAAGATGAAATATTATTTTTAGAGAAAAACTTTGGAGTTGATACAACAAAAAAAGCTCTTCGACTTGCAAAAGAAAACACTAGTTCTGTAACCAAGAAATATGAAGAGTTCCGTAATCAAGTACACCATTTACCCTTACAATATAAAAGTTTAATGGTTAATGATATGAAAAATGCGTTAGATAGTATGTTAGAAAGCCATAATGTTCAAAGATACTTTAAAAACTTAACAAAGTCAATTTTAGGATAA